From one Candidatus Omnitrophota bacterium genomic stretch:
- a CDS encoding polysaccharide deacetylase family protein, which yields MALSNPKKIIIALVLAAAAALYFGGRNFLEKCYYPPILMYHSVDDHGAKLKLSVPVKEFRAQMKYLRDRKYDIVSSAQLADMIRSGKNMPRNIVAVTFDDGYLDNYVNAFPVFKEYKIPATIFVISGSIGKPDFVNAAQMKEMSDAGIDIESHSVTHPFIEGTTKEGFRREVVESKKAIEAITGKPVYAFCFPYGGFNDYTRDILRDAGYKAGFVTMPRDNSIALDAYRLKRVKIASGPFSSLDFRLKTSGYYMWFKAHRWKKKKSTEY from the coding sequence ATGGCTCTAAGTAATCCGAAAAAAATAATTATAGCCCTTGTTTTGGCCGCGGCCGCGGCGCTCTATTTCGGCGGGCGCAATTTTCTCGAGAAGTGTTATTACCCGCCCATACTCATGTACCACTCGGTCGACGACCATGGCGCTAAACTTAAGTTGAGCGTCCCGGTAAAGGAGTTCCGCGCCCAGATGAAATACCTCAGGGACAGGAAATATGACATCGTTTCGTCCGCGCAGCTCGCCGATATGATAAGGAGCGGGAAAAATATGCCGCGCAATATCGTTGCGGTGACCTTCGATGACGGCTACCTGGATAATTACGTGAACGCTTTTCCTGTATTCAAGGAGTATAAGATCCCGGCTACCATCTTCGTCATCTCCGGTTCTATAGGGAAGCCGGATTTCGTTAATGCCGCGCAGATGAAAGAGATGTCTGACGCGGGCATCGATATTGAGAGCCATTCGGTCACGCATCCGTTTATCGAAGGGACCACTAAAGAGGGGTTCAGGAGGGAAGTAGTCGAATCCAAGAAGGCGATAGAGGCCATCACAGGGAAACCGGTCTACGCCTTTTGTTTCCCTTACGGCGGGTTTAACGATTATACGAGGGACATACTCAGGGACGCGGGATACAAGGCGGGTTTCGTGACCATGCCGCGTGACAACTCTATAGCTTTGGACGCCTACCGGTTGAAACGCGTAAAGATCGCTTCCGGCCCGTTCAGCTCGTTGGATTTCAGGTTAAAGACATCGGGATATTACATGTGGTTTAAGGCGCACAGATGGAAAAAGAAAAAATCGACAGAATACTGA
- the waaF gene encoding lipopolysaccharide heptosyltransferase II has protein sequence MKIIHIVPRLNSGGVEIGVLNFCLRMVKLGHNITVISNGGEMVKHLEANGIKHYSLPVHSKNPLTVLRMIPAVKRILRQEKADVLNAESRVPAIIGYYAARGAGVAFITTCHAHYSKKFLSFSKVMGWGKLVIAVSQVVAKHMMDNFKVPFRRIRLVYRGVDVEKFKYREPDESVKHEYTIGIIGRLSPIKGHKYFIRAVSKVVRYIPRIKVVIVGDAPPEKERYKQELESLVNRLGLSRYVEFLGARSDIPDILARLDLLVMASVVPEGFGMVIIEAFASGVPVVATGVGGVMEIMRDGENGLIVPPEDPQPMAEAIVRLLKDRKFAREVTQRARKDVEEKFNLDRLVTETLRVYDEALGVKRILIMKISAVGDCVLATPSIRAIRQKYPKAYIALLIGRVESQALKGCPYIDETIIYDREGRDKGWLRFFELAAEIRRYGFEEVVDLQNSSKSHLFAFLSAAPRRYGYRKGKYWFLLNRTIRDAKGPLPPVDHQFGVLSMMGIEGASKKLELWPSASDTENIKKMLEAEWVGENQTLVGINPSASPRWATKKWPSENFARLCDLLGEREIRAVLIGGRSETDANTSDEILSLARSKPINLVGKTSLPELAALMKRFKCLVTSDSAPMHIAAAMAVPFVALFGPTDPDRHLPPSENCAVVIRDLKCSPCYKPVCSDIRCMREITVEDVLKAIDGVMLPK, from the coding sequence ATGAAGATAATCCATATAGTACCGAGGTTGAATTCGGGCGGAGTTGAGATTGGGGTGCTCAATTTCTGCCTTAGGATGGTCAAGCTCGGCCATAATATAACCGTCATATCCAACGGCGGGGAGATGGTAAAGCACCTTGAGGCGAACGGGATAAAACATTACAGCCTTCCCGTCCACAGCAAGAACCCGCTTACCGTCCTCAGGATGATACCCGCGGTCAAAAGGATATTGAGGCAGGAGAAGGCGGATGTCCTTAACGCGGAGAGCAGGGTCCCGGCCATAATAGGCTATTATGCCGCGCGGGGCGCCGGCGTCGCGTTCATCACCACCTGCCACGCCCATTACTCGAAGAAATTTTTAAGTTTCAGCAAGGTAATGGGATGGGGCAAGCTCGTCATCGCGGTGAGCCAGGTGGTAGCCAAGCACATGATGGATAATTTCAAGGTCCCGTTCCGCAGGATAAGGCTGGTCTACAGGGGCGTGGACGTGGAAAAATTCAAATACAGGGAGCCGGACGAATCGGTAAAACATGAATATACGATAGGGATAATAGGCAGGCTCTCGCCGATAAAAGGCCATAAATATTTCATACGGGCGGTATCTAAAGTTGTGAGGTACATCCCCCGCATCAAGGTCGTCATCGTGGGAGATGCCCCGCCGGAGAAGGAGAGATATAAGCAGGAGCTCGAGAGCCTGGTGAACAGGCTCGGGCTTTCCAGGTATGTCGAATTCCTCGGCGCGAGGAGCGATATCCCGGATATACTCGCGAGGCTCGACCTCCTCGTCATGGCGAGCGTAGTGCCGGAGGGGTTCGGGATGGTGATAATAGAGGCGTTCGCCTCAGGCGTGCCGGTCGTGGCGACCGGCGTAGGCGGCGTTATGGAGATAATGAGGGACGGCGAGAACGGGCTTATCGTCCCGCCGGAAGACCCGCAGCCTATGGCAGAGGCGATCGTGAGACTGCTCAAGGACCGGAAATTCGCCAGGGAGGTCACGCAGCGCGCCAGGAAAGACGTCGAGGAGAAGTTCAACCTTGACAGGCTGGTGACCGAGACGCTTAGGGTATACGATGAGGCGCTAGGGGTAAAGAGGATACTTATAATGAAAATAAGCGCTGTCGGCGACTGCGTCCTCGCCACGCCTTCGATCCGCGCGATCCGCCAGAAATATCCGAAGGCGTATATAGCCCTGCTGATAGGCAGGGTCGAGAGCCAGGCGCTTAAAGGATGCCCTTATATAGACGAGACGATAATATATGACAGGGAAGGCAGGGATAAGGGATGGCTCAGGTTCTTCGAATTGGCGGCCGAGATCAGGAGGTACGGGTTCGAGGAAGTGGTCGATCTCCAGAATAGCTCCAAGAGCCACCTGTTCGCTTTCCTGAGCGCGGCCCCGCGCAGGTACGGCTACAGGAAAGGTAAATACTGGTTCCTGCTTAACAGGACCATAAGGGACGCCAAAGGGCCGCTCCCGCCGGTGGACCACCAGTTCGGGGTCCTGTCGATGATGGGCATAGAGGGCGCGTCGAAGAAACTTGAGCTCTGGCCCTCGGCCTCGGATACGGAAAATATAAAAAAGATGCTTGAGGCGGAGTGGGTAGGAGAGAACCAGACGCTTGTCGGAATAAATCCGTCCGCGAGCCCGCGCTGGGCCACAAAAAAATGGCCCTCCGAGAATTTCGCGAGGCTTTGCGACCTGTTAGGCGAGCGCGAGATAAGGGCTGTCCTTATAGGCGGCAGGTCGGAAACCGATGCGAACACGAGCGACGAGATATTATCACTGGCGAGGTCCAAGCCGATAAACCTGGTCGGGAAGACATCTCTTCCCGAACTCGCGGCGCTTATGAAAAGGTTTAAATGCCTCGTGACAAGCGACAGCGCGCCGATGCATATTGCCGCGGCTATGGCCGTGCCATTTGTCGCGCTCTTCGGCCCTACGGACCCGGATCGCCACCTGCCGCCTTCGGAAAATTGCGCGGTAGTGATAAGGGACCTGAAATGTTCGCCGTGCTATAAGCCGGTCTGTTCGGATATAAGATGCATGAGGGAGATCACCGTGGAAGACGTCTTAAAAGCGATCGACGGGGTGATGTTGCCGAAATGA
- a CDS encoding glycosyltransferase family 9 protein, with protein sequence MENIKKILVVTLSNIGDVVLTFPVIGALRENFKDAAIDVVAGPRAAELFEGDPRIGKMYVYRNSEPPVSKIKLLARLRRNRYDLLIDLRSSLFGLFVGARFCNKHVKGRAGEVCHKIDEHLAKIREFGITAAGGPYPVWIGRDDSERASRLLTAKGILSDDKYICVSPGAKSHIKRWREDGFAGACDLLIDAFKLKIIFVGDDSDKEICERILAKMRNYAVSVAGMTDLRELVCIIKRSSLLVTNDSAPLHIAGSIGTPAVAIFGPTDPVKYGPRAGAGTAVFKELHCSPCETALCRYNLECMKAVSADEVFDAAKKILDERK encoded by the coding sequence ATGGAAAACATAAAGAAGATACTCGTCGTGACGTTAAGCAATATCGGCGACGTCGTCCTGACGTTCCCGGTCATCGGCGCGCTGCGGGAAAATTTCAAGGACGCGGCGATAGATGTTGTGGCAGGGCCCCGCGCCGCGGAGTTATTCGAGGGCGATCCGCGCATAGGGAAGATGTATGTCTACCGCAACTCCGAGCCGCCGGTTTCCAAGATAAAGCTTCTGGCCCGCCTCAGGCGCAACAGGTACGACCTTCTTATCGACCTGCGCAGCAGCCTGTTCGGCCTTTTCGTGGGCGCCCGGTTTTGCAATAAACATGTGAAAGGCCGGGCAGGGGAAGTATGCCATAAGATAGACGAGCATCTGGCGAAGATCAGGGAATTCGGTATCACAGCCGCCGGCGGGCCGTATCCCGTATGGATAGGCAGGGACGACTCCGAAAGGGCTTCGAGGCTGTTGACCGCAAAAGGGATACTCAGCGACGATAAATATATATGCGTGAGCCCGGGCGCGAAGAGCCATATAAAGAGATGGAGGGAAGACGGGTTCGCCGGGGCCTGCGATCTGCTCATCGACGCCTTCAAGTTGAAGATAATTTTCGTCGGCGACGATTCCGACAAAGAGATCTGCGAAAGGATACTGGCAAAGATGAGGAATTACGCGGTATCGGTAGCCGGGATGACGGACCTGCGCGAGCTGGTGTGCATCATAAAACGGTCCTCTCTCCTGGTGACCAACGACAGCGCGCCGCTGCATATAGCCGGTTCGATCGGGACGCCGGCGGTCGCGATATTCGGGCCGACAGATCCCGTGAAGTACGGCCCGAGGGCAGGGGCCGGGACCGCGGTATTTAAGGAGCTACATTGTTCGCCGTGCGAGACGGCATTGTGCAGGTATAACCTCGAATGCATGAAGGCGGTGAGCGCCGACGAAGTCTTTGACGCGGCGAAGAAGATACTCGATGAACGCAAATAA
- a CDS encoding glycosyltransferase family 9 protein translates to MEKEKIDRILIVNVNWIGDVLFSTPAIRALRKHFPGAHIACMVVPRCEEILELNPHLNELIIYDEKGRNKGLIGKLKLISELRSRRFDCVFLFHRSLTRTLMVALSGIRERVGIDNPKRGFLLTKKIKPQPPDIHKVEQFLNIVKVITGEDDGKSMELFTGKEDEAFAGEFLQSHGIGEGDRFIILNPGGNWDPKRWPAVDFSGLGDRLNEKYKVPIIITGAQKDVELSNKISGMMKHKPVIAAGETTIRQLAAIMKRASLVISNDSGPMHIAVSQGARTIAIFGPTDPKITGPYGEGIYAVIQKDSGKPGCKTPCYDLKCEEALCMKAVTVEDVMLEAEKLLKWKT, encoded by the coding sequence ATGGAAAAAGAAAAAATCGACAGAATACTGATAGTCAATGTGAACTGGATAGGGGACGTCCTCTTCTCGACGCCGGCCATCAGGGCGCTCAGGAAGCATTTTCCCGGGGCCCACATAGCGTGCATGGTCGTGCCCCGCTGCGAAGAGATCCTCGAGCTAAACCCGCACCTGAACGAACTGATAATATACGACGAAAAGGGCAGGAATAAAGGGCTGATCGGCAAGCTCAAGCTTATTTCGGAGTTAAGGTCGCGCCGTTTCGACTGCGTCTTCCTCTTCCACAGGTCGCTTACGCGGACGCTCATGGTCGCGCTCTCCGGGATCAGGGAGCGGGTAGGCATAGACAACCCGAAAAGGGGTTTTCTCCTTACGAAGAAGATAAAGCCCCAGCCGCCGGATATCCATAAGGTCGAGCAGTTCCTTAATATCGTAAAGGTCATAACGGGTGAAGACGACGGGAAGAGCATGGAATTATTCACCGGCAAGGAAGACGAAGCCTTCGCCGGCGAGTTCTTGCAGTCGCACGGCATAGGCGAGGGCGACAGGTTCATCATATTGAACCCCGGCGGGAACTGGGACCCCAAGCGCTGGCCGGCCGTGGATTTTTCCGGACTGGGCGACAGGTTAAACGAAAAATATAAGGTTCCCATTATCATTACCGGGGCGCAAAAGGACGTTGAGTTGTCTAATAAGATATCCGGCATGATGAAGCATAAGCCCGTCATCGCCGCCGGCGAGACTACTATAAGGCAGCTGGCCGCGATAATGAAACGCGCTTCCCTTGTCATCTCCAATGATTCGGGCCCTATGCATATAGCGGTGAGCCAGGGCGCCAGGACGATAGCGATATTCGGCCCCACCGACCCCAAGATCACCGGGCCGTACGGGGAGGGAATATATGCGGTCATTCAGAAGGATTCGGGAAAGCCCGGATGCAAGACACCTTGTTATGACCTTAAGTGCGAAGAAGCTCTTTGCATGAAGGCCGTTACCGTGGAAGATGTTATGCTCGAGGCGGAAAAGCTCCTCAAATGGAAAACATAA
- a CDS encoding glycosyltransferase family 4 protein codes for MRILLLTSNLRVGGIERYTVTLANALQLMGHSVFVASAGGELEKQLLPEVKAVKVPLGTKSIASPKITATVFRLWELVKEEKIEIIHAQTRVAQFAACMLSSMTKVPYVATWHGFYKPHFFRKVLPCWGEMTIAISMSVVGHLKNDFNRDEKKIRLIYNGLDTSRFEHVYKEQEKREIRKRYKLNGGPVIGIIARLSEEKGHMILLEAFKALLDDVPGAQLLIIGSGRIEDKIKARVSELGIADNVRFVGNTLDTHDLLSVMDVFVRPSTSEGFGLSIVEAMLMDVPVVSSDVGDFRAMQKDAEIGVLADPLDSRKLKEAIKKILIDREFAVKISAAAKKYAKAHFTADKMARQVEKVYREVIDGSK; via the coding sequence ATGAGGATATTACTTTTAACAAGCAACCTGCGTGTAGGAGGCATCGAGAGGTACACCGTTACCCTGGCTAATGCCCTGCAACTTATGGGACATTCAGTCTTCGTGGCTTCGGCGGGAGGGGAACTGGAGAAACAACTCTTACCGGAAGTAAAGGCGGTGAAGGTCCCGTTAGGGACGAAATCGATCGCCAGCCCGAAGATAACCGCGACCGTATTCAGGTTATGGGAATTGGTGAAGGAGGAGAAGATAGAGATAATACATGCCCAGACGAGGGTCGCGCAGTTCGCCGCGTGCATGCTCTCCAGTATGACCAAGGTCCCTTATGTCGCGACATGGCACGGTTTTTACAAGCCTCATTTTTTCAGGAAGGTCCTGCCGTGCTGGGGAGAGATGACGATAGCCATTAGTATGTCGGTCGTCGGCCACCTGAAAAATGATTTCAACAGGGACGAGAAGAAGATCCGGTTGATATACAACGGGCTGGATACCTCAAGGTTTGAGCATGTATATAAAGAGCAGGAAAAACGGGAAATAAGGAAAAGATATAAATTGAACGGGGGGCCGGTTATCGGTATAATAGCGAGGCTTTCGGAAGAGAAGGGCCATATGATCCTCCTCGAGGCGTTCAAGGCGCTGCTCGACGACGTCCCGGGCGCGCAATTATTGATAATCGGAAGCGGAAGGATAGAGGATAAGATCAAGGCCAGGGTCTCGGAGCTTGGTATCGCGGACAATGTGCGTTTTGTCGGGAACACCCTGGATACCCACGATCTCCTCTCCGTGATGGATGTGTTCGTAAGGCCCAGCACAAGCGAAGGGTTCGGCCTGTCCATCGTAGAGGCTATGTTGATGGACGTCCCGGTCGTTTCATCCGATGTGGGAGATTTCAGGGCGATGCAGAAAGACGCGGAGATAGGGGTTTTGGCCGACCCGCTGGACAGCCGGAAACTCAAAGAGGCTATCAAGAAAATTTTAATCGACCGGGAATTCGCCGTAAAGATAAGCGCCGCCGCGAAAAAATACGCCAAGGCGCATTTTACGGCGGATAAGATGGCCCGGCAGGTGGAAAAAGTATACAGAGAGGTGATAGATGGCTCTAAGTAA